From the genome of Wolbachia endosymbiont (group B) of Parapoynx stratiotata, one region includes:
- the pyrH gene encoding UMP kinase, with product MVQISNKTSEVKYPRVLFKISGEALMGSKLFGHDMEVIDKLSKDIVEVCNLGVQVCIVVGGGNIFRGASASLSGCERASSDYIGMLGTVINALILQNFLEKSSIVSRVLSAIPMTTICEPYIRRKAIHHLEKGRVVIFAAGTGNPFFTTDTAAALRAVEMNCDVILKGTQVSGVYSADPKKNENAVMYDRLSYTDLLTRDLKVMDASAISLARENSIPIVVFSLKREKMVDIIKGQGTYTIVSDCKH from the coding sequence ATGGTGCAAATAAGTAACAAAACTTCAGAAGTAAAGTACCCCAGAGTGTTATTCAAAATCTCTGGGGAGGCTTTGATGGGATCAAAGCTATTTGGCCATGATATGGAAGTTATAGATAAACTATCCAAAGACATAGTTGAAGTTTGTAATCTCGGAGTTCAAGTTTGTATTGTTGTTGGTGGTGGGAATATTTTTCGTGGTGCATCAGCATCTTTAAGTGGCTGTGAAAGAGCAAGCAGTGATTATATTGGAATGCTTGGTACTGTCATTAATGCTTTAATTTTGCAAAATTTTTTAGAAAAAAGCTCTATAGTCTCTAGGGTGTTGTCTGCTATACCCATGACTACTATATGTGAGCCTTATATAAGAAGGAAGGCTATTCATCATTTAGAGAAAGGTAGAGTAGTCATTTTTGCAGCAGGCACAGGTAACCCATTTTTTACTACAGATACAGCTGCAGCTTTACGTGCTGTTGAAATGAATTGTGATGTTATTTTAAAAGGTACTCAAGTAAGTGGTGTATATTCTGCCGATCCAAAAAAAAATGAGAATGCTGTGATGTATGATAGGCTTTCTTATACAGATCTGCTAACTCGTGATTTAAAAGTTATGGATGCATCAGCAATTTCACTTGCTCGTGAGAATTCTATCCCAATTGTAGTTTTTTCTTTAAAAAGAGAAAAAATGGTTGATATTATTAAGGGTCAAGGCACTTATACTATAGTTTCAGATTGTAAACATTAG
- a CDS encoding substrate-binding domain-containing protein — MLKRLFLIFAFVLLIPLSNVDARRYIRIVGSSTVFPFISFISEEFSRIFSFKTPVVESIGSGSGFKMFCSGIGEGTPDITTSSRPMKEVERELCKRNKVNEVIEIIIGYDGIVIANSNQSHRFDFTKNDLFETLSSYSEDNDRLVKNNKKFWSDVNQALPKTEIKIYGPHQNTGTHETLINFIMLDQYSCMNSRIFKENYQDQEKRKKACSNIRDDGRYIEVGINENIIIQKLKSNKNALGIFSFSFLAKNQDEIQGSTIAGIEPTYKNISSGEYMLARPLYLYIKKEHLDTVDGLREFIREVVDSISTEGGYLSRLGLIPLSSENMKKVLEKVRDII, encoded by the coding sequence ATGCTGAAACGCCTTTTCCTTATTTTTGCATTTGTATTACTCATCCCACTGTCAAATGTTGATGCCAGAAGATATATCAGAATTGTTGGATCTTCAACTGTTTTTCCTTTTATCTCATTTATATCTGAAGAATTCAGCCGTATATTTTCCTTTAAAACTCCAGTTGTAGAATCGATAGGAAGTGGATCAGGGTTCAAAATGTTTTGTTCAGGAATAGGGGAAGGCACACCAGATATCACTACTTCATCTCGCCCTATGAAGGAAGTAGAGAGAGAATTATGTAAAAGAAATAAAGTGAATGAAGTAATAGAGATCATAATTGGCTATGATGGAATTGTTATTGCAAATTCAAATCAAAGCCATAGATTTGATTTTACAAAAAATGACCTGTTTGAAACTTTATCTTCATATTCTGAAGACAATGATAGATTAGTAAAGAATAACAAGAAATTTTGGTCTGATGTAAATCAAGCTCTACCAAAAACAGAAATTAAAATCTATGGCCCACATCAAAATACAGGTACACATGAAACTTTGATTAATTTTATTATGCTTGATCAATATTCATGTATGAACTCAAGGATTTTCAAAGAGAATTATCAAGACCAAGAAAAAAGAAAGAAAGCATGTAGTAATATCAGAGATGATGGAAGATATATAGAAGTTGGAATTAATGAAAACATAATAATACAAAAATTGAAGAGCAATAAAAATGCTTTAGGAATATTTAGCTTCAGCTTTTTAGCGAAAAACCAAGATGAGATTCAAGGAAGCACAATCGCAGGAATTGAGCCAACTTATAAAAATATATCATCGGGGGAGTATATGTTAGCAAGGCCTTTATATCTTTATATAAAGAAAGAACACTTAGATACTGTTGATGGATTAAGGGAATTCATTAGAGAAGTTGTAGACTCTATTAGTACTGAAGGTGGATATTTATCTAGGCTTGGCTTAATTCCACTTTCAAGCGAAAATATGAAAAAAGTCTTGGAAAAGGTTCGTGATATAATATGA
- the tsf gene encoding translation elongation factor Ts, producing MKMDSSSIRELRDRTGLGLSDCKKALEECDGDIKKAVDRLRTIGFAKADKKSDRVASDGLIAMCLAKNYGVLVKVNCETDFVARNEKFIALVSNLASIACQERCTSLDELKNAKYEDVGTVQEAIMSGTSVLGEKLELSNLCYLETKDGIISGYVHGDMHGLGKIGALVALQSSGDKQEIGKQIAMHVVAMKPEALSIDDLDQEKLNNERSIIEEQVKSLNKPEEVAKKIVDGRMAKYYEEVVLLEQKFIKDDKMKIADFIESSAVKLANYKLLTLDGANK from the coding sequence ATGAAGATGGATTCAAGTAGTATAAGGGAATTACGCGATAGAACAGGGCTTGGCTTAAGCGATTGTAAGAAAGCGTTAGAAGAGTGTGATGGTGATATTAAGAAAGCCGTTGATAGGTTACGTACAATAGGATTTGCTAAAGCTGACAAAAAGTCTGATAGAGTAGCTTCGGATGGGCTTATTGCTATGTGCTTGGCTAAAAATTATGGTGTATTGGTTAAAGTCAATTGTGAAACTGATTTTGTTGCTAGAAATGAGAAGTTCATAGCATTAGTTTCAAATTTAGCATCAATTGCTTGTCAAGAACGTTGTACTAGTCTTGATGAGTTAAAAAATGCCAAATATGAAGATGTTGGTACAGTGCAGGAAGCTATTATGAGTGGTACATCGGTTCTTGGTGAGAAGTTAGAGTTAAGCAATCTTTGCTACCTAGAGACTAAAGATGGGATTATTTCTGGATACGTACATGGTGATATGCATGGCTTAGGTAAGATTGGTGCTTTAGTAGCATTGCAATCATCTGGTGATAAACAAGAGATTGGAAAGCAAATAGCTATGCATGTAGTTGCTATGAAACCTGAAGCTTTATCTATAGATGATTTAGATCAAGAAAAATTAAACAATGAGCGTTCTATAATTGAGGAGCAAGTAAAGAGCTTAAATAAACCTGAAGAGGTAGCGAAAAAAATAGTAGATGGACGAATGGCTAAATACTATGAAGAAGTTGTTCTGCTAGAGCAGAAGTTTATAAAAGATGATAAAATGAAGATTGCTGATTTTATAGAATCAAGTGCTGTTAAATTAGCTAATTATAAGTTACTTACTTTGGATGGTGCAAATAAGTAA
- the rpsB gene encoding 30S ribosomal protein S2 yields MTNLPKVTIRDLAESGVHFGHKVSRWNAKMAPYIYGIHQENRIHIIDLRKTLPLLEAAMKALYDVASQDGRILFVGTKFQALDIVASEAVRCGQYYVNDRWLGGMLTNWNTVSFSIKTLIQYEKISNDEDSILTKKELGNIEKKRKKLDKELGGIREMGAVPDILFIIDTNKEHIAVKEAKKLGIPVVGVLDTNSDPDGIAYPIPGNDDSRKSIELYCKLVADSILAGIESSLTRSRVKDDELIQGKEEDIVQTKKKRIKVETAKEVVVSK; encoded by the coding sequence ATGACAAATTTGCCTAAAGTTACTATACGTGATTTAGCTGAATCTGGTGTGCATTTTGGCCATAAAGTTAGTCGCTGGAATGCGAAAATGGCCCCATATATATATGGTATACATCAAGAGAATCGTATACACATAATAGACTTACGAAAAACATTACCATTGTTAGAGGCGGCGATGAAAGCTTTATACGATGTTGCATCTCAAGATGGTCGCATTTTATTTGTTGGTACGAAATTTCAAGCTTTAGATATTGTTGCAAGTGAAGCAGTTCGTTGTGGTCAGTATTATGTAAATGATCGATGGCTTGGTGGTATGCTTACTAATTGGAACACTGTTTCTTTTTCGATAAAAACTTTGATACAATATGAGAAAATATCCAATGATGAAGATAGCATCTTAACAAAAAAAGAATTAGGAAACATTGAAAAGAAAAGAAAAAAGCTTGATAAAGAATTGGGTGGAATTAGAGAAATGGGAGCAGTTCCTGATATTTTATTTATTATTGATACTAACAAAGAGCATATAGCGGTTAAAGAGGCTAAAAAACTGGGTATTCCTGTAGTTGGAGTACTTGATACCAATTCTGATCCAGATGGTATTGCCTATCCTATACCAGGAAATGATGATTCAAGAAAATCAATAGAGCTCTATTGTAAATTAGTTGCTGATTCTATATTAGCTGGAATAGAGTCTAGTTTGACAAGGTCTAGAGTTAAGGATGATGAGCTTATTCAAGGAAAAGAAGAGGATATTGTGCAAACTAAAAAGAAGCGTATTAAGGTTGAAACAGCAAAGGAGGTAGTAGTAAGTAAATGA
- the yajC gene encoding preprotein translocase subunit YajC: MFISEVFAADATNNVSVSVANFIPLILIFVVFYFLIIRPNHKKLKEHRRMIDQIKRGDTVITSSGIIGEVNKVDEVNAQLILEIAPKIEIKILKSAISEILNKEIQKPVAKSIEKSKVEKNGKKNKLEESKKDKNAS; this comes from the coding sequence ATGTTCATTTCTGAGGTTTTTGCGGCAGATGCGACTAACAATGTATCAGTATCTGTTGCTAACTTTATTCCACTCATTTTAATATTTGTAGTATTTTATTTTCTCATTATTCGCCCCAATCACAAAAAACTAAAAGAACATAGAAGGATGATAGATCAAATAAAACGTGGTGATACGGTTATTACTTCTAGTGGAATAATAGGTGAAGTAAACAAAGTTGACGAAGTAAATGCACAACTAATACTAGAAATAGCACCAAAAATTGAAATAAAAATCCTAAAGTCTGCTATATCTGAAATCTTAAATAAAGAAATTCAAAAGCCAGTAGCTAAATCTATTGAAAAAAGCAAAGTTGAAAAGAATGGCAAGAAAAATAAACTAGAGGAAAGTAAAAAAGACAAAAATGCTTCATAA
- the frr gene encoding ribosome recycling factor — MLNEIKAKTKERMLKTIQSFHDDMKGVRTGRANASLLDGIVVNIYGGHQKLNQVAGVSAIDNKTLSVKVWDATVIGEVKNAIINANLNLNPVVEGNTIRIVLPDLTQETREKLVKLLHQFSENARVAIRNIRRDVMEEIEEMKKNKEISEDDFHVAKKEIQNITDDNVKKVDDDLSIKEKDILHH; from the coding sequence ATGTTAAACGAAATAAAAGCTAAAACAAAAGAAAGAATGCTAAAAACTATTCAGTCTTTTCACGATGATATGAAAGGTGTACGTACTGGTAGAGCTAACGCATCATTACTTGATGGTATAGTTGTAAATATCTATGGTGGACATCAAAAACTGAACCAAGTTGCAGGAGTTTCAGCTATAGATAACAAAACTCTATCAGTTAAAGTTTGGGATGCTACTGTTATCGGTGAAGTAAAAAATGCGATAATCAATGCTAACCTGAATTTAAATCCTGTTGTTGAAGGAAATACTATACGTATAGTTCTTCCAGACTTAACACAAGAAACTCGTGAAAAATTAGTGAAATTATTGCATCAATTTTCTGAAAATGCACGAGTTGCAATTAGAAATATACGCAGAGATGTTATGGAAGAAATAGAGGAAATGAAGAAAAATAAGGAAATCTCAGAAGATGATTTTCATGTTGCCAAAAAGGAAATACAAAACATTACTGATGATAATGTAAAAAAAGTCGATGATGACTTATCTATTAAAGAAAAGGATATATTGCATCATTAA